A genomic window from Cloacibacillus evryensis DSM 19522 includes:
- a CDS encoding iron-containing alcohol dehydrogenase family protein, which yields MERTLIPGYTIGADAYDDIVNICAQYGKKAAIIGGRQALAAARDKILRAIDGSPIESLGCFWYGGECSYENVDMLEPQVREADMLFAVGGGKAIDTCKVLAHRTGRPFFTFPTIASTCASCTSLGIVYHPDGSLRDYSFSKVPPCHIFIDTQIIADAPDRYLWAGMGDTMAKCYECTISSRGDTPSHSDAMGIALSPMCSAPILRWGEKALADCRAGRVTYELSEVILSIIVSTGLVSNFVQVDYTTGMAHAIYNGFTVLPGTEANHHLHGEVVSFGVLAMLTVDGQFDERDKILRFSRSIGLPTRLADIHASPADLPAVAEKALAGIDVRKYPYEVTRDMIISGIMELDEYSGRTK from the coding sequence ATGGAAAGAACATTGATCCCCGGCTATACCATCGGGGCCGACGCCTATGACGACATCGTGAACATCTGCGCTCAATATGGTAAGAAGGCCGCGATCATCGGGGGAAGGCAGGCTCTTGCCGCCGCGCGGGATAAGATCCTCCGTGCCATCGACGGTTCCCCCATCGAATCTTTAGGCTGTTTCTGGTACGGCGGCGAATGCAGTTATGAAAATGTGGATATGCTGGAGCCGCAGGTGCGGGAGGCCGACATGCTTTTCGCGGTCGGAGGCGGCAAAGCCATCGACACTTGCAAGGTGCTGGCGCATCGCACGGGGAGGCCTTTCTTCACATTCCCCACCATCGCCTCGACCTGCGCCTCGTGCACAAGCCTGGGGATAGTCTATCACCCGGACGGGAGCCTGCGGGACTATTCCTTCTCCAAGGTCCCGCCCTGCCATATTTTTATCGATACGCAGATCATCGCCGACGCTCCCGACCGTTATCTCTGGGCCGGGATGGGCGATACGATGGCAAAGTGTTATGAATGCACGATCTCTTCCCGCGGAGACACCCCCTCTCATTCCGACGCCATGGGCATCGCTCTCAGCCCCATGTGCTCCGCGCCGATCCTGCGCTGGGGCGAAAAAGCCCTCGCCGACTGCCGTGCCGGGCGCGTGACCTATGAGCTGTCCGAGGTGATCCTCAGCATCATCGTCTCCACCGGCCTTGTCTCAAATTTTGTACAGGTGGACTATACGACCGGCATGGCGCACGCGATCTACAACGGCTTCACCGTTCTGCCAGGCACGGAGGCGAACCATCATCTTCACGGCGAGGTGGTATCCTTCGGCGTCCTGGCGATGCTCACCGTCGACGGGCAATTTGACGAACGCGACAAGATCCTGCGTTTCAGCCGTTCCATCGGACTGCCGACGCGCCTCGCCGACATCCACGCATCGCCCGCGGACCTCCCCGCCGTGGCGGAGAAGGCGCTCGCGGGGATCGACGTGCGGAAATATCCGTACGAGGTCACCAGGGATATGATAATCTCCGGAATTATGGAACTGGACGAATACAGCGGCCGGACAAAATAA
- a CDS encoding amino acid ABC transporter ATP-binding protein: MNTTNKPLIIIENLCKSFEDGDVLRNISFTIREGDLASIIGPSGCGKSTFLRCINCLELMDSGSVTVAGVTVSRKPGEVPSDAMLQKVHELRTEVGMVFQSYNLFPNKNLLQNIMLAPMVVKGMKKDEAHELGMKMLEKVGLKGFAQKYPSTLSGGQSQRAAIARALAMNPRVMLYDEPTSALDPELVGEVLQVMKDLDAEGMTQIIVTHEMKFAKDASDYIIFMDKGEIVEYEDGDILFANPKNDRTRAFLRHFVNAGVTC, from the coding sequence ATGAACACTACCAACAAACCATTGATAATAATCGAAAATCTCTGTAAGAGTTTCGAGGATGGCGACGTGCTCAGGAACATCAGTTTCACCATCCGCGAAGGCGACCTTGCCTCGATCATCGGGCCTTCGGGCTGCGGCAAGTCGACTTTCCTGCGCTGCATAAACTGTCTTGAGCTGATGGACTCCGGCTCCGTCACCGTCGCGGGGGTCACCGTCTCGCGCAAACCGGGGGAGGTGCCGAGCGACGCGATGCTGCAAAAGGTCCACGAGCTGCGCACAGAGGTCGGCATGGTCTTTCAGAGCTACAACCTTTTCCCTAACAAGAACCTGCTGCAGAACATCATGCTCGCGCCGATGGTCGTCAAGGGGATGAAGAAGGACGAGGCCCACGAGCTCGGCATGAAGATGCTTGAAAAAGTCGGGCTGAAAGGTTTCGCGCAGAAATACCCTTCGACGCTCTCAGGCGGCCAGAGCCAGCGGGCGGCGATCGCAAGGGCTCTCGCGATGAATCCGCGCGTGATGCTGTATGACGAACCGACCTCGGCGCTGGACCCCGAACTGGTCGGCGAAGTCCTCCAGGTCATGAAGGACCTCGACGCCGAGGGAATGACGCAGATCATCGTCACGCACGAAATGAAGTTCGCAAAGGACGCCTCGGACTATATCATCTTCATGGATAAGGGCGAGATCGTCGAATACGAGGACGGGGACATCCTCTTCGCCAATCCGAAGAATGACCGCACGCGCGCGTTCCTGCGCCATTTCGTCAACGCGGGGGTAACATGCTGA
- a CDS encoding DUF362 domain-containing protein yields the protein MASRVLSVKTKYMEFESHVGEIFDFAGMELSGKRVLIKPNILYYTEDEQARNTNPTMVEAVAKECERRGAARVQIGDNAGQMLYGNSRDAFDVSPGFADRMARYYVNLGIDLVPVRLKSAERTVYLSKALFEADVVINMPKFKTHGLTGVSAALKNTFGYVPGGQKARLHVILGDYDPFDRLLAEIHSIRRPDLNIVDSVLCMQGRGPFSRYLYYAGHVVVSTDPVALDSALCRMIGLDPHTIGHIRYANQMGLGDIDGCEMVGELPFIDRYLLPPGFDGERKLNPVFCSQSINIDGHRTNFTLDRAKCVRCGKCIEQCPVGAIEPAEGYPRATGRECVSCHACQEVCGAKAITIESTYKV from the coding sequence ATGGCTAGCCGCGTGCTTTCCGTCAAAACTAAATATATGGAATTTGAGAGCCATGTCGGAGAAATTTTCGACTTCGCCGGCATGGAGCTTTCCGGCAAACGGGTGCTTATCAAGCCGAATATCCTCTATTACACGGAGGACGAGCAGGCGCGCAACACAAACCCCACAATGGTGGAGGCCGTAGCCAAAGAATGTGAACGGCGCGGCGCGGCGAGGGTGCAGATCGGCGACAACGCGGGGCAGATGCTCTACGGCAACTCGCGCGACGCTTTCGACGTCAGTCCGGGCTTTGCCGACCGGATGGCGCGCTACTATGTCAACCTCGGCATCGACCTGGTCCCTGTCAGGCTAAAATCGGCGGAGCGGACGGTATACCTCTCCAAAGCGCTCTTTGAGGCCGACGTCGTCATCAATATGCCAAAATTCAAGACTCACGGGCTGACCGGCGTATCGGCTGCCCTGAAAAACACCTTCGGCTATGTGCCCGGCGGGCAAAAGGCCAGGCTCCACGTCATACTTGGCGATTACGACCCATTCGACAGACTGCTGGCCGAAATACATTCCATCCGCAGGCCTGACCTGAACATCGTGGATTCCGTCCTCTGTATGCAGGGGCGCGGCCCCTTCAGCAGATACCTCTATTACGCAGGGCATGTCGTAGTCTCGACAGATCCCGTGGCGCTCGACAGCGCGCTTTGCCGCATGATCGGCCTCGACCCGCATACTATCGGCCATATACGGTACGCGAACCAGATGGGGCTGGGCGACATCGACGGCTGCGAAATGGTGGGGGAACTGCCCTTCATCGACCGCTATCTGCTGCCGCCCGGCTTTGACGGCGAGAGAAAGCTCAATCCGGTCTTTTGCAGCCAGAGCATCAACATCGACGGCCATCGCACGAACTTTACGCTCGACCGCGCCAAATGCGTCCGCTGCGGTAAATGCATAGAGCAGTGCCCCGTCGGCGCCATCGAGCCGGCGGAGGGCTATCCGCGGGCCACCGGACGGGAGTGCGTCAGCTGCCACGCCTGTCAGGAAGTCTGCGGCGCGAAAGCGATCACTATCGAATCAACTTACAAAGTATAA
- a CDS encoding ABC transporter substrate-binding protein/permease, whose product MKKFIALFALILTLLSPAALFAGEAAVSAGEGEKILRWGGDSEGGFPYMFPDPKDPKKLIGFEVDIVDALAAEMGRKPVYVNNAWDNLIPGLDRNLYDIAINGLEVTPEHEETVNFSIPYYKTYLQLAVRRKDDSIKSLQDLKGKVAGTLKESYAQMVLEEVGNVEIRTYIVEANTYEDLANGRLDAALFDQPIALYSAGFNPEIKFVGPPIGEIIYAIAIRKQDKELLTEINRALVALRDSGKLREIYDKWNLWTPVMATEFNDFDPPKYEPVYYNEWAEAHRPDLTMQKRLERYWDAMPLFAKGALVTMEVSIVAMVIAISLGLFLAVTRVFAPRWLALIATWYVEIVRGTPVLIQLFFIFYGLPSVGIKFSPFWAGAIGLGLNYAAYEAEIYRTGLFAIPRTQWESALALGMTRWQAMREVILPQAVRVVIPPITNDFISLLKDSSLVSIITMVDLTKVYGQVSATYYDYFGPGIIVAIIYLILGLPFVRFARFTEKRLAAAENDGKQSYRENIYRRSTRYL is encoded by the coding sequence ATGAAAAAATTCATTGCGCTTTTTGCGCTTATTCTCACGCTGCTCTCACCGGCGGCGCTCTTTGCCGGCGAGGCGGCCGTCTCCGCCGGGGAAGGGGAAAAGATCTTACGCTGGGGCGGCGACTCCGAGGGCGGCTTCCCCTATATGTTCCCCGATCCGAAGGACCCGAAGAAACTCATCGGCTTCGAGGTGGACATCGTCGACGCGCTTGCCGCGGAGATGGGACGCAAACCCGTCTATGTCAACAACGCCTGGGACAACCTGATCCCCGGCCTCGACCGCAACCTTTACGACATCGCCATCAACGGCCTTGAGGTGACCCCAGAGCATGAGGAGACGGTCAACTTCTCGATCCCCTACTACAAGACCTACCTTCAGCTCGCCGTGCGCCGCAAGGACGATTCGATCAAGAGCCTTCAGGATCTGAAGGGCAAGGTCGCGGGGACGCTGAAGGAAAGCTACGCGCAGATGGTCCTCGAAGAGGTGGGGAATGTTGAGATCCGCACCTATATCGTCGAGGCCAACACCTATGAGGACCTCGCCAACGGACGTCTCGACGCGGCGCTCTTCGACCAGCCGATCGCGCTCTACTCGGCGGGCTTCAACCCCGAGATCAAATTCGTCGGACCGCCGATCGGAGAGATAATCTACGCCATCGCCATCCGCAAGCAGGATAAAGAGCTGCTCACGGAGATCAACCGCGCTCTGGTGGCGCTGCGCGACAGCGGCAAGCTGCGCGAGATATATGACAAGTGGAACCTCTGGACACCGGTGATGGCGACGGAGTTCAACGACTTCGACCCGCCGAAGTACGAGCCGGTCTATTACAACGAGTGGGCCGAGGCCCACAGGCCAGACCTGACGATGCAGAAGCGCCTTGAAAGATACTGGGACGCGATGCCGCTCTTCGCAAAGGGCGCGCTCGTCACGATGGAGGTCTCCATCGTCGCGATGGTGATCGCGATCTCGCTCGGCCTCTTCCTCGCGGTGACGCGCGTCTTCGCGCCCCGCTGGCTCGCGCTGATCGCCACCTGGTACGTGGAGATCGTCCGCGGCACGCCGGTGCTGATACAGCTCTTTTTCATCTTCTACGGGCTGCCCTCGGTGGGGATAAAGTTCTCGCCCTTCTGGGCGGGCGCGATCGGCCTCGGCCTCAACTACGCCGCCTACGAGGCGGAGATCTACCGCACGGGGCTCTTCGCCATTCCGCGCACCCAGTGGGAGTCCGCTCTCGCGCTCGGCATGACGCGCTGGCAGGCGATGCGCGAGGTGATCCTGCCGCAGGCCGTCCGCGTCGTCATTCCGCCGATCACGAACGACTTCATCTCGCTGCTGAAGGACTCCTCGCTCGTTTCGATCATCACGATGGTAGACCTCACCAAGGTCTACGGCCAGGTCTCGGCGACCTACTACGACTACTTCGGCCCCGGCATCATCGTCGCGATCATCTACCTGATCCTCGGCCTGCCCTTCGTGCGCTTCGCGCGCTTCACGGAAAAGCGGCTCGCCGCCGCGGAAAACGACGGCAAGCAGAGCTACAGGGAAAATATATACAGAAGAAGTACAAGATATCTGTAG
- a CDS encoding FAD-dependent oxidoreductase: protein MIKRRTEVLIVGGGGAGLMAAVRARREGRRAALVTKGLLMRSGSTVMAPGAFAAVGPWSQPGDSAARHELDTLIGGAWLNNQRIVRRFTGEMRSLIPELEGFGALFERGSDPSRPALKREGGHSFARAVYMENRIGRELMRALYGEAVRLGVEFYERVFIDRLLLNDSGVCGAAGRRIDAPETMAFESGSVILATGGAAMTYRLNDNSTDSTGDGMALALRAGASLMDMEFVQAFPIGFLAPPCVEGSVAGFLPLARLYNNLGERFMSRYDPRLEQATRDKISRAIATEVRQGRGSPLGGVYCVFEDAEPGYIEENLPDFASTYKMCGIDPLRERIEVCPTCHFFMGGVKVDDDWQSDIPGLYAVGEAAAGAHGANRVGQNALAEMLASASIAAGHASQRNALVSGINCILEDDGGEASGAAMLSVPRLRLELQALMQQNAFVVRSGASLRLALEGIERLRSMAGRAVGKERRHGRADIEALENDNMLLVAQCVVSSALGRTESRGAHFRTDFPEADDANWLKNTVVRRRGENLCLSYEPVEFCYHSPREDGGAQ from the coding sequence ATGATTAAGCGTCGAACGGAGGTACTTATCGTCGGCGGAGGCGGCGCGGGGCTGATGGCCGCGGTGCGGGCCCGCCGTGAGGGGCGGCGCGCGGCGCTGGTCACGAAAGGGCTGCTTATGCGCAGCGGTTCGACCGTCATGGCGCCCGGGGCCTTCGCCGCGGTGGGGCCATGGAGCCAGCCCGGCGACAGCGCCGCACGCCACGAGCTTGACACGCTGATCGGAGGCGCGTGGCTGAACAACCAGCGTATAGTGCGCCGCTTCACAGGCGAGATGCGGAGCTTGATCCCGGAGCTGGAAGGGTTCGGCGCGCTGTTTGAACGCGGGAGCGATCCCTCGCGCCCGGCCCTCAAACGGGAGGGAGGCCACAGCTTCGCCCGCGCGGTCTATATGGAAAACCGCATCGGGCGCGAGCTGATGCGCGCCTTGTATGGTGAGGCCGTGCGTCTGGGCGTTGAATTCTACGAACGGGTATTTATCGACCGCCTTTTGCTGAACGACAGCGGCGTCTGCGGAGCCGCCGGCCGCCGGATCGACGCTCCTGAGACGATGGCGTTTGAAAGCGGTTCCGTCATTCTGGCGACGGGCGGCGCGGCGATGACCTATCGCCTCAACGACAACTCCACCGACTCGACGGGAGACGGCATGGCGCTCGCGCTGCGCGCCGGCGCGTCGCTGATGGATATGGAATTCGTCCAGGCCTTTCCCATCGGCTTTTTAGCCCCTCCCTGCGTCGAAGGTTCGGTCGCCGGCTTTCTGCCGCTTGCCAGGCTTTACAACAATCTGGGAGAACGCTTCATGTCCCGTTATGACCCGCGTCTGGAACAGGCGACGCGCGATAAAATATCCAGGGCGATAGCGACGGAGGTCCGGCAGGGCCGCGGAAGCCCCTTGGGAGGCGTTTACTGCGTCTTTGAGGACGCGGAGCCGGGTTACATCGAAGAAAACCTGCCGGATTTTGCCTCCACTTACAAAATGTGCGGCATAGACCCGCTGCGCGAGCGTATCGAAGTCTGCCCGACCTGTCATTTCTTCATGGGCGGCGTGAAGGTGGACGACGATTGGCAGAGCGACATCCCCGGGCTTTATGCCGTTGGGGAGGCCGCGGCCGGCGCGCACGGAGCCAACCGTGTAGGACAGAACGCGCTCGCGGAGATGCTCGCCTCCGCCAGTATCGCCGCCGGGCACGCTTCGCAGAGGAACGCCCTTGTATCAGGGATCAACTGTATTCTTGAGGATGACGGCGGAGAGGCGTCAGGCGCTGCCATGCTCTCCGTCCCGCGCCTGCGTCTGGAGCTGCAGGCGCTCATGCAGCAAAACGCCTTTGTGGTGCGAAGCGGAGCCTCGCTCAGGCTGGCGCTCGAGGGGATAGAGAGGCTGCGGAGCATGGCGGGACGCGCCGTGGGTAAAGAGCGGCGGCATGGCCGCGCGGACATTGAGGCGCTGGAAAACGACAATATGCTGCTGGTCGCTCAGTGCGTCGTAAGTTCGGCGCTGGGCAGGACCGAAAGCCGCGGCGCTCATTTCCGTACTGATTTTCCGGAGGCCGACGATGCCAACTGGCTTAAAAATACCGTGGTGAGGCGGCGTGGGGAGAATCTTTGCCTCTCCTACGAGCCGGTGGAATTCTGTTATCATTCCCCGCGGGAAGATGGAGGCGCGCAGTGA
- a CDS encoding dihydroorotase has product MIYDLVIKNAKVYLNGTFQPCDVAVSGETISCVAPWGSEWQAAREIEAGGQYLIPGTIDTHVHFRDPGHPERETFYTGSMAAAAGGVTTVLEHPISNPPQHNKAILDHRIEVAKPQACVDFAFYGAAGGRSLEDIVPLSHEGIVAYKTFLHEAPEGRAAEFEGLTMGDDAQLYYGMLEVAKTGLMLATHAENNDLVTEMTRRMRASGRSDPMSHNESRPPIVEIQTVEKLIRFVRETGVKLELAHISTDGAMELAKRAKYEGLPVFLETCPHYLFLDENAIVEYGSFAKFQPALRKRETVDKLWDYINDGTVDYIGSDHGPFTLAEKLRGGGNIHDAFAGTPGIDLRLPLMLDAAYKGKVSLERCVELLSVNPAKCFDLYPQKGSVSPGADADFVLFDLDGTTTVRWENSYCKSKDAGHVYEGWDLHCRLHKTIVRGRVVMDEGAVDPSARGWGALVKPLTKR; this is encoded by the coding sequence ATGATCTATGATCTTGTGATCAAAAATGCGAAAGTATATCTGAACGGAACCTTTCAGCCCTGCGACGTGGCAGTGTCGGGAGAGACCATTTCATGCGTGGCGCCGTGGGGAAGCGAGTGGCAGGCGGCACGTGAAATAGAGGCCGGCGGACAGTATCTTATCCCGGGGACGATCGACACTCACGTACACTTCCGCGATCCCGGCCATCCTGAGCGCGAGACCTTTTACACCGGCTCGATGGCGGCGGCGGCCGGCGGCGTGACGACCGTTCTTGAGCACCCGATCTCCAATCCGCCGCAGCATAACAAGGCCATTCTCGATCACCGTATTGAAGTCGCCAAGCCGCAGGCATGCGTAGACTTCGCCTTTTACGGAGCGGCAGGCGGACGGAGTCTGGAAGACATCGTACCGCTCTCGCACGAAGGGATCGTCGCCTACAAAACGTTCCTGCATGAGGCTCCCGAAGGACGCGCCGCCGAATTTGAAGGCCTCACGATGGGAGACGACGCCCAGCTCTATTACGGAATGCTCGAAGTGGCTAAAACAGGCCTCATGCTGGCCACGCACGCGGAAAACAACGACCTTGTGACGGAGATGACCAGGCGTATGCGCGCGTCCGGGCGCAGCGATCCCATGTCCCACAATGAAAGCCGCCCGCCGATCGTCGAGATCCAGACTGTCGAAAAACTCATCCGTTTCGTCCGCGAGACCGGCGTCAAACTTGAGCTGGCCCATATTTCGACCGACGGCGCGATGGAGCTGGCAAAGCGCGCCAAATATGAGGGGCTGCCGGTATTTCTCGAGACCTGCCCGCATTACCTGTTCCTCGACGAGAACGCCATCGTCGAATACGGTTCGTTCGCCAAGTTCCAGCCCGCCCTTCGTAAACGGGAAACTGTCGATAAACTGTGGGACTACATCAACGACGGCACCGTCGATTATATCGGGAGCGACCACGGCCCATTCACGCTGGCGGAAAAACTTCGCGGCGGCGGCAATATCCACGACGCCTTTGCCGGCACGCCGGGGATAGACCTGCGGCTGCCGCTGATGCTCGACGCGGCCTATAAGGGAAAGGTCTCTTTGGAACGCTGTGTGGAACTGCTTTCCGTCAACCCAGCCAAGTGCTTCGACCTCTACCCCCAAAAGGGTTCGGTCTCTCCCGGCGCGGACGCCGACTTCGTGCTTTTCGACCTGGACGGCACGACGACGGTCCGCTGGGAAAACAGCTACTGCAAATCGAAAGACGCGGGCCACGTATACGAGGGCTGGGATCTGCACTGCCGCCTGCACAAGACGATCGTCCGCGGGCGCGTGGTGATGGACGAGGGCGCCGTCGACCCTTCGGCGCGCGGCTGGGGCGCGCTCGTCAAACCGCTTACGAAGCGTTAA
- a CDS encoding succinate dehydrogenase/fumarate reductase iron-sulfur subunit, producing the protein MMSWVDIRRFDPLDKNACRTQRYQVSLAPGMSVLNLLEQIYSEQDETLAYSRCCRAGVCGLCAVMVNGEPRLACRTAASPEMLLEPLRGFPVRKDLLIDREAYEAHRSRLHLYLERQSCRGARAEALEPVAREDFERFKIPSRCVECYCCVAACPAYKAHPDTFLGPCSLVLLARHSFDPRDTMDRRPLALEAGISRCINCKKCDAVCPMGISPSSVIAALKQQIEEEHHDL; encoded by the coding sequence ATGATGAGCTGGGTGGATATTCGCCGCTTCGACCCGCTTGATAAAAACGCCTGCCGCACGCAGCGCTATCAGGTCTCACTCGCGCCCGGCATGTCGGTGCTCAACCTGCTGGAACAAATTTATTCCGAGCAGGACGAAACTCTCGCCTATAGCCGCTGCTGCCGCGCCGGGGTCTGCGGCCTCTGCGCCGTGATGGTGAACGGCGAGCCGCGCCTGGCCTGCCGCACTGCCGCGTCGCCGGAAATGCTGCTTGAACCGCTGCGGGGTTTCCCCGTCAGAAAAGACCTTCTGATCGACAGAGAAGCCTACGAGGCTCACCGGAGCCGGCTGCATCTATACCTCGAACGGCAGAGCTGCCGCGGGGCGCGGGCGGAGGCTCTCGAACCGGTCGCGAGGGAGGATTTTGAAAGGTTCAAGATCCCCAGCCGCTGTGTGGAATGCTATTGCTGTGTGGCGGCCTGCCCCGCATACAAGGCGCACCCTGATACATTCCTGGGTCCCTGCTCGTTGGTACTGCTCGCGCGACACAGCTTCGACCCCCGCGACACGATGGACAGGAGGCCGCTGGCGCTGGAGGCCGGCATATCACGCTGTATCAACTGCAAAAAATGCGACGCCGTCTGTCCGATGGGGATATCCCCGTCTTCGGTCATCGCCGCTCTCAAACAACAAATAGAGGAGGAACATCATGATCTATGA